Genomic segment of Paenibacillus sp. FSL R5-0623:
GATGTATTGAAGAGATGGACTGCCCCATATAGCGCACCCAAGGTTAATGGGGCTCCAGACTTTGGGGGTGGATATGCAGGTTATCTCAGCTACGATGTAGCAAGATCATTGGAGAAGCTTCCCGTCTTGGCTGAAGATAACCCGGCTCTGCCGGATTATTGGTGGATGCGCTTTGAAGAAATATGGGCGTATGACCATGAGCAGCAGGCGCTTTTCTGCATGGTTCATCTGGCTATAGAGCCTAACCGGAACGAAACGGATATCCGTAGTCTATATTCAGCGGCAGAAGCACGAGCGACAGCGATGCAGCAACGTTGGCTTCACATTATGGGATTTGCACAGGCCGAGGAACAGCAGCAGGCAATGGAACGTCGCAACAAGCGGGTCAATCGTACCCCGCAGCCTGAAGATTCGGAAAGGGAATCGGAAGGATGGGAGACCTCCTTTCCCCAGGAGGACTTTGAACAGGCTGTACGCACGGTGCAGGAATATATCAGGCAGGGTGACGTGTTCCAGGTGAATCTGTCCTTGAGACAGGAGAAGCGGCTTCATTCGAGCGCTGAGCATATTTATGAATGGCTGCGCCTTGTGAATCCATCGCCGTATATGGGTATGCTGCGTAGTCCAGACTTCCAACTGGTAAGCGGATCTCCCGAGCTTCTGGTCAAAGTGGAGAATGGCAAAGTCAGTGCACGTCCCATTGCAGGGACCCGAAGAAGGGGCCGGGATGAAGTAGAAGATAATGCTATGGCGGATGAACTGCTCAGCAGTGAGAAGGAACGGGCTGAGCATATTATGCTCGTTGATCTGGAACGTAATGATATCGGACGGATTGCAGCCTACGGTTCGGTTCATGTGCCTGAATTGATGACCATCGAGAAGTATTCCCATGTCATGCATCTCGTTTCCCAGGTGGAAGGCAGGCTGGCAGAAGGGTTATCCGTATTTGATGTGATCGCTGCGACATTCCCGGGTGGAACGATTACAGGAGCCCCGAAAGTCCGCACCATGGAGATTATCGAGGAACTTGAGCCTGTGCGGCGTGGGCCTTATACGGGTTCCATCGGGTGGATGGATTACAGTGGAAATATGGAATTGAACATCGTCATTCGTACGCTTGCCATCAAGGGTGGTATTGGTTATGTACAGGCCGGTGCAGGAATTGTCATTGATTCCGATCCATATCGGGAATACAAGGAATGCCGCAACAAGGCAAGAGCCATGATGAGAGCTGTGAATTACAGCGAAGAGGCAGAAGCAAGCAGAGCTATTGAACAAGAACAAGCGGGGCGAACAGAAGCTGTTAAACTAAAATAAAACGAAGCAACCGTCACTTGTATTGACGGAAGATGAGGAGGAGCAGGCATATGATACTGGTTATCGATAATTACGATTCCTTCACGTACAACCTGGTTCAATATCTGGGTGAACTGGGTGAGACGGTGGAAGTTCGCCGCAACGACGAGATTGATCTGGCAGGCATAGAGGTACTGGCACCTGATCACATTCTGATCTCTCCGGGCCCATGTACACCGAATGAAGCAGGCATCAGCCTGGCAGTTATTGATCATTTCAAGGGAAGCATTCCGATCTTTGGTGTTTGTCTGGGGCATCAGTCCATTGGACAAGCATTTGGTGGCAATGTCATTCGTGCGGAGCGCATGATGCACGGCAAAACATCCGAGATGCACCACAATGGGACATCGGTATTTGCCGGATTGCCATCTCCATTCACAGCTACCCGTTACCACTCCCTGATTGTCGAGCGCAGCAGCTTGCCTGACTGCCTGGAGATTACAGCGGAGACAGCTGAAGGTGAGATTATGGGTCTGCGCCACAAAGAATATGCGATTGAAGGGGTTCAATTCCACCCAGAATCCATTATTACAGACCATGGTCATCAGATGCTGCGTAACTTTTTGTCCCAACAAGTGAAGGTATAACATGCAATATGCCGCGATAAACGGAGAGTTGGTCAATATGGCGGCGGCCGTGGTTCCTGTAACGGATCACGGCTTTTTGTACGGACTGGGAATTTTTGAGACGTTCCGGACGTATCAAGGTGTCCCATATCTTTTGGAACGGCATCTGGAGCGTATGGCCTCTGGTTGTAAGGAACTTGGCATTCCATTTACAACGACCGCGGCAGAGGTGACAGATTGGATTCAACGTTTGATGGATGCGAACGGACTTCGGGATGCGTATGTACGTTATACGGTATCAGCCGGTGAAGCACCGCTAGGCCTACCTTCTGGTGATTATTCGAAGCCAAATCATATCGTACTGGCAAAAGCATTACCTGAACCATCTCCTTCTTTATATGAGTGCGGCAAAATGCTCCAACGGCTGTCTACACCTCGCAACACGCCCGAAGGAGAAGTGCGGTTCAAGTCACTGCATTACATGAACAGCATTCTGGCAAAACGGGAGCTTAATGGGTACGGGAAGCATGTGCAGGGTGCGGAAGGGTTACAATTAACCCGGGATGGTCATATAGCGGAAGGGATCGTCAGCAATGTGTTTTGGGTACGGGAAAGTGTACTCTACACGCCAGCACTCTCAACCGGCATTCTGCCGGGCATCACGAGAGCTGTGGCACTTGAGATCGCCACGCAACAAGGAATTCCCTGCATAGAAACGTTAGCTGCCTGGGAGGATCTCCTGCAAGCAGATGAAATATTTCTAACAGGCTCGGTGGCCGAACTGGTTCCGGTGACGATTCTGCGGGATCAGGACGGAGCCGAAACGATAATTAGCAACGGACATATTGGCTCGGTTACAGCAGTCCTTCTGGGTATGTACCGGCAGAAAGCGGGGTATACTTCATGACACTTACACCTGTCATCTATGAACGGAACTATACATGGGGGCCAGCTGAGTTGAAGCTGGGTACAAGAACACAGATTATGGGCATTCTTAACGTCACGCCTGACTCGTTCTCGGATGGTGGACGTTATAACAATGTGGAGCGGGCGGTTGCCCATGCCAAGCAGATGATGGAAGACGGTGCTGACCTGATTGATATCGGTGGGGAATCTACCCGACCCGGATCAGAGGTAGTCAACGCCGATGAAGAGCTCAGCCGGATCATTCCGGTTATTGAAGCATTGCATCAGCAAGCCCCGCATATTCCGATATCGGTAGACACGTATAAAGCCGAGGTTGCACGTCAGGCTATTCTAGCCGGTGCCCATATTATTAATGATGTGTGGGGTGCCAAGGCAGATCCAGATATGGCCCGCACGGCTGCAGAACTGGGGTGTCCCATCATTCTGATGCATAATCGGCAGAAGCGAAACTATACCGATTATCTGAGTGATGTCGTCAGTGATTTGCAGGAAAGCATACAGATTGCATTAACAGCCGGCGTGAAAGCAGAGCAAATTATCCTGGACCCGGGCATTGGTTTTGTGAAGGATCTCGGAGAAAATCTGAAGCTCATGTCATCGCTCGGTTTGCTCAATGAAATGGGGTATCCCGTTCTGCTAGCCACCTCACGCAAAAGATTCATCCAGAACACCCTGAATGTCGGTGCGGATGATGCGCTGGAAGGAACGGCTGCGACCGTTGCATTTGGCATTGCCCAAGGATGCCAGATGGTTCGAGTTCATGATGTGAAGCCGATTCGGCGGACGGCAGACATGTGTGATGCCATGTTATATGCTTCTCCGGGTCTACGGAGGAAATAATGCTGGCGGGTCCCGAGTGACCCGTCCAGTGGAAGCGTAGCGTTTTTCAAAGGTAAAG
This window contains:
- the pabA gene encoding aminodeoxychorismate/anthranilate synthase component II, whose translation is MILVIDNYDSFTYNLVQYLGELGETVEVRRNDEIDLAGIEVLAPDHILISPGPCTPNEAGISLAVIDHFKGSIPIFGVCLGHQSIGQAFGGNVIRAERMMHGKTSEMHHNGTSVFAGLPSPFTATRYHSLIVERSSLPDCLEITAETAEGEIMGLRHKEYAIEGVQFHPESIITDHGHQMLRNFLSQQVKV
- the folP gene encoding dihydropteroate synthase is translated as MTLTPVIYERNYTWGPAELKLGTRTQIMGILNVTPDSFSDGGRYNNVERAVAHAKQMMEDGADLIDIGGESTRPGSEVVNADEELSRIIPVIEALHQQAPHIPISVDTYKAEVARQAILAGAHIINDVWGAKADPDMARTAAELGCPIILMHNRQKRNYTDYLSDVVSDLQESIQIALTAGVKAEQIILDPGIGFVKDLGENLKLMSSLGLLNEMGYPVLLATSRKRFIQNTLNVGADDALEGTAATVAFGIAQGCQMVRVHDVKPIRRTADMCDAMLYASPGLRRK
- a CDS encoding aminotransferase class IV, encoding MQYAAINGELVNMAAAVVPVTDHGFLYGLGIFETFRTYQGVPYLLERHLERMASGCKELGIPFTTTAAEVTDWIQRLMDANGLRDAYVRYTVSAGEAPLGLPSGDYSKPNHIVLAKALPEPSPSLYECGKMLQRLSTPRNTPEGEVRFKSLHYMNSILAKRELNGYGKHVQGAEGLQLTRDGHIAEGIVSNVFWVRESVLYTPALSTGILPGITRAVALEIATQQGIPCIETLAAWEDLLQADEIFLTGSVAELVPVTILRDQDGAETIISNGHIGSVTAVLLGMYRQKAGYTS
- a CDS encoding anthranilate synthase component I family protein, whose product is MTHLMTTYADWMEWAEQGWTMMPYITKSDEGPYHGGLPLSWEAAWEQASPYAIVLENGKGGRYTFLGLDPVSVISGKGQEAVIHDVTQGTTSTDSGKPLDVLKRWTAPYSAPKVNGAPDFGGGYAGYLSYDVARSLEKLPVLAEDNPALPDYWWMRFEEIWAYDHEQQALFCMVHLAIEPNRNETDIRSLYSAAEARATAMQQRWLHIMGFAQAEEQQQAMERRNKRVNRTPQPEDSERESEGWETSFPQEDFEQAVRTVQEYIRQGDVFQVNLSLRQEKRLHSSAEHIYEWLRLVNPSPYMGMLRSPDFQLVSGSPELLVKVENGKVSARPIAGTRRRGRDEVEDNAMADELLSSEKERAEHIMLVDLERNDIGRIAAYGSVHVPELMTIEKYSHVMHLVSQVEGRLAEGLSVFDVIAATFPGGTITGAPKVRTMEIIEELEPVRRGPYTGSIGWMDYSGNMELNIVIRTLAIKGGIGYVQAGAGIVIDSDPYREYKECRNKARAMMRAVNYSEEAEASRAIEQEQAGRTEAVKLK